A genome region from Pseudomonas pergaminensis includes the following:
- a CDS encoding cytochrome b codes for MNAQPRFFAPLARLLHWLMALMVIAMLFIGAGLAASVSERHEWLIHLHKPLGIAILALVIVRLVVRFSTRQPPLPADLPLWQVLAAKASHVVLYALMLVLPLLGWAMISAAGDPVMLSSSVQLPALVGANAPLFAVLRKAHGFLAYLLFLTVLLHLAAALFHGLIRRDGVLQSMTGSKR; via the coding sequence ATGAATGCCCAACCACGGTTCTTCGCGCCGCTGGCGCGTCTGTTGCACTGGCTGATGGCGCTGATGGTCATCGCCATGCTGTTTATCGGCGCGGGCCTGGCGGCTTCTGTGTCGGAGCGGCATGAGTGGTTGATCCACCTGCACAAGCCGCTGGGGATCGCGATCCTGGCGTTGGTGATCGTACGGTTGGTGGTGCGCTTCTCCACGCGCCAACCGCCGTTGCCGGCTGACTTGCCGCTGTGGCAAGTGTTGGCGGCCAAGGCCTCCCATGTGGTGCTGTATGCCTTGATGCTGGTGTTGCCGTTGCTGGGCTGGGCGATGATTTCAGCGGCGGGCGACCCGGTGATGCTCAGCAGTTCGGTGCAATTGCCAGCGTTGGTAGGCGCGAACGCGCCGTTGTTCGCGGTGTTGCGCAAGGCCCATGGGTTTTTGGCCTACCTGCTGTTCCTGACGGTGCTGTTGCACCTGGCAGCGGCGTTGTTCCATGGGTTGATCCGGCGCGATGGCGTATTGCAAAGCATGACCGGCAGCAAACGCTGA
- a CDS encoding catalase family peroxidase, with product MVDHSSPPRPPLSTASLIARLAGIGAVVAVVAGAFAYVNGTLDPQRLRPKTLVNALETNNGVHPGFRRNHAKGVCVAGYFESSPEARTYSSAQVFSEAKTPLVGRFALPSGNPYAPDSSVPIRSFAVQFTQANGQQWRTGMNSMPVFPVGTPEAFYQMLKAGTPEPATGKPNPASMPAFFAAHPETAPFLAWVKTAKPSASYATETYNGINAFYLVGADGKRQAVRWGVVPQLQDAAGDVAPAGSDFLEKDLVQRLAAGPLRWQLNMTLANPGDPLDDASKAWTGEHKVINAGTLVLQSSQPQADGDCRDINFDPLILPSGIEASNDPLLAARSAAYASSYLRRAGEVSPLHSSPQESKP from the coding sequence ATGGTAGATCACTCATCACCGCCCCGTCCCCCGTTGAGCACTGCGAGCCTGATCGCGCGCCTGGCGGGTATCGGTGCCGTGGTTGCGGTTGTGGCGGGGGCATTTGCCTACGTCAATGGCACCCTCGACCCACAGCGCCTGCGCCCTAAAACCCTGGTCAATGCCCTGGAAACCAACAATGGCGTGCACCCCGGCTTCCGACGTAACCATGCCAAGGGTGTGTGTGTCGCGGGGTATTTCGAGAGCAGCCCCGAAGCCCGTACCTACTCCAGCGCCCAGGTGTTCAGCGAGGCCAAGACCCCGCTGGTCGGCCGGTTTGCCTTGCCCAGCGGCAACCCCTATGCGCCCGACAGCAGTGTGCCGATCCGCAGTTTTGCCGTGCAATTCACCCAGGCCAACGGCCAGCAGTGGCGTACGGGCATGAACAGCATGCCGGTGTTCCCGGTGGGTACGCCTGAAGCGTTCTACCAGATGCTCAAGGCCGGTACACCGGAGCCGGCCACTGGCAAACCGAACCCGGCGAGCATGCCGGCGTTCTTTGCCGCTCATCCCGAGACCGCGCCGTTTCTGGCGTGGGTCAAGACCGCCAAGCCATCGGCCAGTTATGCGACTGAAACCTACAACGGTATCAACGCGTTTTACTTGGTGGGTGCCGATGGCAAGCGTCAGGCAGTGCGTTGGGGTGTGGTACCGCAGCTTCAGGATGCGGCGGGCGATGTTGCGCCGGCCGGGAGTGACTTCCTCGAAAAAGACTTGGTGCAGCGCCTGGCGGCAGGGCCGTTGCGCTGGCAGTTGAACATGACCCTGGCCAACCCTGGGGACCCGCTGGACGATGCGAGCAAGGCCTGGACCGGCGAGCATAAGGTCATCAACGCCGGCACCCTGGTGCTGCAAAGCAGTCAGCCGCAAGCGGACGGTGATTGCCGTGATATCAACTTTGACCCGCTGATTCTGCCCAGTGGCATCGAAGCCTCCAATGATCCCTTGCTGGCGGCACGTTCGGCGGCCTATGCCAGTTCGTACCTGCGCCGCGCCGGTGAAGTCAGCCCGTTGCACAGCTCCCCTCAGGAGTCGAAGCCATGA
- a CDS encoding sigma-70 family RNA polymerase sigma factor → MHELDEQLRELIPRLRRFAVSLTRNASSADDLVQSTLERGIISWADKRIEGDLRAWLFSILYRQFLDAHRRTRRYARMLEFFTGRDDAQPSVERTVIAQSTLQAFDQLNTEQRALLLWVSVEGLSYKEVAEILEVPIGTVMSRLSRARQALRQLSDGEIASPSLRILK, encoded by the coding sequence ATGCATGAACTCGACGAACAGTTACGTGAACTCATCCCCAGGCTGCGGCGCTTTGCCGTGTCCCTGACCCGTAACGCCAGCAGTGCGGACGATCTGGTGCAGTCGACCCTGGAACGGGGGATCATCAGTTGGGCCGACAAACGCATCGAAGGCGACTTGCGCGCCTGGCTGTTTTCAATCCTCTACCGCCAGTTCCTCGATGCCCACCGCCGCACCCGGCGCTATGCACGCATGCTGGAATTCTTTACCGGACGCGACGACGCGCAGCCGTCGGTGGAACGCACCGTGATCGCCCAGTCGACCCTGCAAGCCTTCGATCAACTCAACACCGAGCAGCGCGCACTGCTGCTATGGGTCTCGGTCGAAGGCTTGAGCTACAAGGAAGTCGCCGAGATCCTCGAAGTGCCCATCGGCACCGTGATGTCGCGCCTTTCGCGGGCGCGCCAAGCCCTGCGCCAACTCAGTGATGGCGAAATTGCCAGCCCTTCCCTGCGGATACTCAAATGA
- a CDS encoding anti-sigma factor family protein, giving the protein MISLPPSERDLHAYVDHQLLESDRRMLETYLAAHPDVAAQVHAWQHDAQLLRAALGGALQQPPNPDLDPALIRQRIKRQSRRHFATAAVLLIAVSLGGVGGWHAREATQPAPLPMADAMQAFRLFAQDGIMPADYQVQGSGTMQAWLDRYFNQAHRLPDLSGSGFTPVSGRLLTTEQGAAAMVLYEDPQGRRISFYIRPPGPENGFLPRGSRSADGLQAQYWSGAGYNYAVVSPADQPTPTMLKF; this is encoded by the coding sequence ATGATCAGCCTGCCCCCCAGCGAACGCGATTTGCATGCCTACGTCGATCACCAACTGCTGGAGAGTGATCGCCGCATGCTTGAAACCTATCTGGCGGCCCACCCCGACGTCGCGGCCCAGGTCCATGCCTGGCAGCACGACGCACAATTGCTGCGCGCGGCGTTGGGCGGTGCCCTGCAACAGCCGCCCAACCCGGACCTGGACCCGGCATTGATTCGCCAGCGCATCAAGCGCCAGTCGCGCCGCCACTTCGCCACGGCAGCCGTGCTGCTGATCGCCGTCAGCCTTGGCGGTGTCGGTGGCTGGCACGCCCGTGAAGCCACCCAGCCCGCCCCATTGCCGATGGCCGATGCGATGCAGGCGTTCCGCTTGTTCGCCCAGGACGGCATCATGCCCGCCGATTATCAGGTTCAGGGCAGCGGCACAATGCAGGCCTGGCTCGATCGCTACTTCAACCAGGCCCATCGCTTGCCTGACTTGAGCGGTTCCGGGTTTACGCCGGTCAGCGGGCGCCTGCTCACCACCGAGCAAGGCGCGGCGGCCATGGTGCTGTACGAAGATCCACAAGGGCGGCGCATCAGTTTCTATATCCGGCCACCGGGACCGGAGAACGGCTTCCTGCCCCGTGGCAGCCGCAGTGCCGATGGCTTGCAGGCCCAATATTGGTCCGGCGCCGGCTACAACTATGCGGTGGTCAGCCCGGCAGACCAGCCCACTCCGACGATGCTGAAGTTCTAG
- a CDS encoding Csu type fimbrial protein has product MRGLGWLSVLGLVLSGQAMAACSVVTTLPASFGSISSMTVRTAAQATSTANSGLSCTSALISLLVSSDHFYATITSSKTGMVGPTGDVIGYTIYANNSTSFPITRGAQFDFGGAGGIAQSIGLIAGPGAKTVPLYVSSITGSNVAAGLYTETLNIAWNWNYCSGVGIGGICLGRDIGSGTAALTVSMTVTNDCQITAPNISFGSAPVISGFTTVTGQASISCTKGSAYSVGLSDGQNSVSAGGRRRMVSGSNYLAYDIFKSAGTTRWGSVGAARRDSSTAEVNPGNGLGMGSQVFNYNARIYSDQTTPPAGTYLDNVVLDVGF; this is encoded by the coding sequence ATGAGGGGGTTGGGGTGGCTGTCTGTCTTAGGCTTAGTGTTGTCGGGCCAGGCCATGGCAGCGTGTTCGGTGGTAACCACGCTGCCGGCGAGCTTCGGGTCGATCAGCTCGATGACGGTACGCACGGCGGCGCAGGCCACGTCGACAGCCAACTCAGGGTTAAGCTGCACCTCGGCATTGATCTCGCTGCTGGTGTCCTCCGACCATTTCTACGCGACGATCACCTCCTCCAAGACCGGCATGGTCGGGCCTACCGGTGACGTCATCGGCTATACGATCTACGCCAACAACAGCACCAGCTTTCCGATAACCCGTGGGGCGCAATTCGATTTTGGCGGGGCGGGGGGCATTGCCCAGAGCATCGGGTTGATCGCGGGGCCTGGCGCTAAAACCGTGCCGCTGTACGTGAGCAGCATCACCGGCAGCAACGTCGCCGCCGGCTTGTACACCGAGACCTTGAACATTGCCTGGAACTGGAACTACTGCTCGGGGGTTGGCATTGGCGGTATCTGCCTGGGCCGCGACATCGGCAGTGGTACGGCTGCTTTGACGGTGAGCATGACCGTCACCAATGACTGCCAGATTACTGCACCCAATATCAGTTTCGGCAGCGCCCCGGTGATCAGTGGTTTCACCACGGTGACCGGGCAGGCGAGCATTTCCTGCACCAAGGGCAGTGCGTACAGCGTAGGGCTGAGCGACGGCCAGAATTCAGTCAGCGCGGGCGGGCGGCGGCGGATGGTCTCAGGCAGCAACTACCTGGCCTACGACATCTTCAAAAGTGCCGGCACCACCCGTTGGGGCAGTGTGGGGGCGGCGCGTCGCGACAGCTCCACCGCCGAGGTCAACCCCGGCAATGGCCTGGGTATGGGCAGCCAGGTGTTCAACTACAACGCCAGGATCTATAGCGATCAAACCACTCCGCCGGCCGGCACCTACCTCGACAACGTGGTACTCGACGTGGGCTTCTAG
- a CDS encoding fimbria/pilus outer membrane usher protein: protein MVSRGRARSLWLSMVGGLGGAMIALPGVAGDLPPPPSSMEAVADAQLFLELVVNQMDTGRVIAVDQRAGQLYVPASALQDVGMKLPGELSGSVALDKIPGLHSDYDSNGQRLLLDVPPSWLKEQFIGNRNTYPRTQAMSSFGALLNYDLYFNDTDEGGSYLAAWNEVRLFDNWGTLSNTGQYRQTLADGVSSSTFNNGYRRYDTTWRFSDDERLLTYEAGDVISGALPWSSSVRLGGVQFSRDFAVRPDLVTYPLPQFAGEAAVPSSVDLFINGYKSDSALLQPGPYTLTNVPFINGAGEAVVVTTDALGRQVSTTVPFYVTSTLLQKGLTDFSVAAGSLRREYTLKDFAYGPGVASGTFRYGYSDNLTLESHAEASSDLTLGGLGGNLRLGNFGVLNTAVSQSQFEGRTGQQLSLGYQYNSTRYSLSYQRVERRDEYADLTLVDTPYASLSKRSEQVTLSLNLERFGSLGMGYFDVQAADDSRTRLLNLSWSKPLWRNTSFYLSANREIGDSNWAMQAQWVIPFDLNGSLALSTERSKDGASRQRLNYSSAVPSEGGVGYNLGYAQGDGAAYRQADLTWRLQSVQLQAGVYGSSDAQTRWADASGSLVWMGGDTFAANRINDAFVVVSTQGFAGIPVRYENQLVGETDRNGHLLVPWSSAYYRGKYEIDPLNLPLNVQSPNVEQRVSVRRGSGYLLEFPLRRVLAASVTLVDTQHQELPLGSLVVHEQSNQQAVVGWDGLVYLENLSAHNTLQVTLGEGRTCQARFDMDEQQQGVPLIGPLVCQ, encoded by the coding sequence ATGGTGAGTCGTGGTCGGGCTCGCAGTCTATGGCTGTCGATGGTAGGCGGGCTGGGCGGCGCAATGATTGCGCTTCCGGGCGTGGCTGGCGACCTGCCACCGCCCCCGAGCAGTATGGAGGCTGTCGCCGATGCACAGTTGTTTCTGGAGCTGGTGGTCAACCAGATGGACACCGGCCGCGTCATCGCGGTCGATCAGCGGGCCGGGCAACTCTATGTGCCGGCCAGCGCACTGCAGGACGTGGGCATGAAGCTGCCCGGCGAATTGAGCGGCAGCGTGGCGCTGGACAAGATCCCCGGCCTGCACAGCGATTACGACAGCAACGGCCAGCGCCTGCTGCTGGATGTGCCGCCGTCGTGGCTGAAGGAACAATTTATCGGCAACCGCAACACTTACCCGCGCACCCAGGCGATGAGCAGCTTCGGCGCCTTGCTCAACTATGACCTGTATTTCAACGACACCGACGAAGGCGGCAGCTACCTCGCCGCCTGGAACGAAGTGCGGCTGTTCGACAACTGGGGCACTTTGTCCAATACCGGCCAGTACCGCCAGACCTTGGCCGATGGCGTCAGCAGCAGTACGTTTAACAACGGTTACCGGCGCTACGACACTACCTGGCGGTTCTCTGATGATGAGCGGCTGCTGACCTACGAAGCCGGTGACGTGATCAGCGGCGCCTTGCCCTGGAGCAGTTCGGTGCGCCTGGGCGGCGTGCAGTTCTCGCGGGACTTCGCGGTGCGCCCGGACCTGGTGACTTACCCCCTGCCGCAATTTGCCGGTGAGGCCGCGGTGCCGTCGTCGGTGGACCTGTTTATCAACGGCTACAAATCTGACAGCGCGCTGCTGCAACCGGGGCCGTACACCCTGACCAACGTGCCGTTTATCAACGGCGCCGGCGAAGCGGTGGTGGTGACGACCGACGCCCTCGGTCGCCAGGTGTCGACCACCGTACCGTTCTACGTGACCAGCACGTTGTTGCAAAAAGGCCTGACGGATTTCTCGGTGGCCGCCGGCTCCTTGCGCCGGGAATACACCCTGAAGGATTTCGCCTATGGCCCTGGCGTGGCCAGCGGCACCTTTCGTTATGGTTATTCCGACAACCTGACCCTGGAGAGCCATGCCGAGGCCTCCAGTGACCTGACCCTGGGCGGCTTGGGCGGCAACCTGCGGCTGGGCAACTTCGGCGTGCTCAACACGGCTGTCAGCCAAAGCCAGTTCGAAGGACGCACCGGCCAGCAACTGAGCCTGGGGTATCAGTACAACAGCACGCGCTACAGCCTCTCGTACCAACGAGTCGAGCGACGCGACGAGTACGCCGACCTGACCCTGGTCGATACCCCTTACGCCAGCCTCAGCAAGCGCAGCGAACAGGTGACACTGAGCCTCAACCTTGAGCGCTTCGGCAGCCTGGGCATGGGCTATTTCGACGTGCAGGCGGCGGACGATTCGCGCACGCGCCTGCTCAACCTGAGCTGGAGTAAACCGCTGTGGCGCAACACCAGTTTCTACCTGTCGGCCAACCGCGAGATCGGCGACAGCAACTGGGCGATGCAGGCGCAGTGGGTGATTCCGTTCGACCTCAACGGCAGCCTGGCCTTGAGCACCGAGCGCAGCAAGGACGGCGCCAGTCGCCAGCGCCTCAATTACAGCAGCGCGGTGCCCAGCGAGGGCGGGGTGGGCTACAACCTCGGTTATGCCCAGGGTGATGGCGCGGCGTACCGGCAGGCCGACCTGACCTGGCGCTTGCAGTCGGTGCAGTTGCAGGCCGGCGTGTACGGCAGCAGCGATGCCCAGACCCGCTGGGCGGATGCCAGCGGCTCGCTGGTGTGGATGGGCGGTGACACCTTTGCCGCCAACCGGATCAATGATGCCTTTGTGGTGGTGAGTACCCAGGGTTTCGCCGGGATCCCGGTGCGCTACGAGAACCAACTGGTGGGCGAAACCGACCGCAACGGCCACCTGCTGGTGCCGTGGAGCAGCGCGTACTACCGCGGCAAATATGAAATCGATCCGCTGAACCTGCCGCTCAACGTGCAGAGCCCGAATGTGGAGCAGCGTGTGTCGGTGCGCCGTGGCAGCGGCTACCTACTGGAGTTCCCGCTGCGCCGGGTGCTCGCGGCCAGCGTCACCCTGGTGGACACCCAGCATCAGGAACTGCCCTTGGGCAGCCTGGTGGTGCACGAGCAAAGCAACCAGCAGGCGGTGGTCGGCTGGGATGGCCTGGTTTACCTGGAAAACCTCTCGGCGCATAACACCTTGCAGGTCACGTTGGGCGAGGGGCGTACGTGCCAGGCGCGGTTCGACATGGACGAGCAGCAACAAGGCGTGCCGCTGATCGGGCCGTTGGTGTGCCAATGA
- a CDS encoding fimbrial biogenesis chaperone: MRSPSRRLWAAGIALSAVCTAGLVQAASSVLIWPIDPVLEADQQASALWLENRGTETASLQIRVFAWSQSGFDEQYQNQRDVIGSPPVARIEPGQKQLVRLTRTREVPPGQELAYRIIIDEIPSPLQVPTPPEGKNTAAAIRFQMRYSVPLFAYGAGLWSKEDSTRQRDPKGAGKPELSWQKVTVAGRQYLEVRNQGAVHARLTDASFKQGGQTRPLVDGLLGYVLPGATMRWPVPDGLSADQPLQVRINGAQQLENLAPKR; this comes from the coding sequence ATGCGTTCACCTTCCCGGCGGCTGTGGGCCGCGGGTATTGCCTTGAGTGCGGTGTGCACGGCAGGGCTTGTGCAGGCGGCCAGCTCGGTGCTGATCTGGCCCATCGACCCGGTGCTGGAGGCCGATCAACAGGCCAGCGCGCTGTGGCTGGAAAACCGCGGGACCGAGACTGCAAGCCTGCAGATTCGCGTGTTCGCCTGGAGCCAGAGCGGCTTTGACGAGCAGTACCAGAACCAGCGCGATGTGATCGGCAGCCCGCCCGTGGCGCGAATCGAGCCGGGGCAAAAGCAACTGGTACGCCTGACCCGCACCCGCGAAGTACCACCTGGGCAAGAGTTGGCCTACCGCATCATCATCGATGAAATCCCTTCACCCCTGCAGGTGCCCACGCCGCCGGAAGGCAAGAACACCGCAGCGGCGATCCGCTTTCAGATGCGTTATTCGGTGCCGCTGTTTGCCTACGGCGCAGGCCTGTGGAGCAAGGAAGACAGCACGCGCCAGCGCGATCCCAAGGGCGCCGGCAAACCGGAGTTGAGCTGGCAGAAAGTCACGGTGGCGGGGCGCCAATACCTCGAAGTGCGCAACCAGGGCGCCGTGCATGCGCGCCTCACCGATGCTTCGTTCAAACAGGGTGGGCAGACCCGGCCGCTTGTGGACGGCCTGCTGGGCTATGTATTGCCCGGCGCGACCATGCGCTGGCCGGTGCCGGACGGGCTGTCGGCCGACCAGCCGTTGCAGGTCAGGATCAACGGTGCGCAACAGCTGGAGAACCTTGCGCCGAAGCGGTAA